In the genome of Spirochaeta cellobiosiphila DSM 17781, one region contains:
- the leuB gene encoding 3-isopropylmalate dehydrogenase codes for MLKKIAVLPGDGIGPEVMAEAIKVLDAIEKKYDITTERTWADVGGVAIDNKGKALPQETIDICKSSDAILFGSVGGPKWENLPPEEQPERGALLPLRKIFGLYANLRPAIIFPQLKDASSLKPEAIGDNFDVLVVRELTGGIYFGQPKGREGEKAFDTLVYTKAEIERITHVAFQTAQKRGKKLVSIDKANVLTSMVLWREVVTEIAKQYPDVQTTHMYVDNAAMQLVKDPKQFDVILCGNMFGDILSDQASMITGSLGMLPSASLAEGSFGLFEPSGGSAPDIAGQGIANPIAQILSLAMMLKYSFGLDEAYDDIYNAISTTLDEGYRTGDIYTSGMTKVNTSEIGTIIASKI; via the coding sequence ATGCTAAAAAAAATTGCTGTTTTACCTGGTGATGGAATAGGACCAGAAGTAATGGCTGAAGCCATTAAAGTACTAGATGCTATTGAAAAAAAATACGACATAACAACAGAAAGAACTTGGGCAGACGTAGGTGGTGTTGCTATTGATAACAAAGGCAAAGCTCTCCCCCAAGAAACAATAGATATATGTAAATCCTCAGATGCCATCTTATTTGGATCAGTAGGAGGTCCAAAGTGGGAAAATCTTCCTCCGGAAGAACAACCAGAAAGAGGAGCACTTCTTCCTTTAAGAAAGATTTTTGGTCTTTATGCCAACTTGAGACCTGCTATTATCTTTCCCCAATTAAAAGATGCGTCCAGCCTCAAACCAGAAGCAATTGGTGATAATTTTGATGTTCTAGTTGTTCGCGAATTGACAGGAGGTATCTATTTTGGTCAACCTAAAGGTCGTGAAGGAGAAAAAGCCTTTGACACCTTAGTATATACAAAAGCTGAGATAGAACGAATTACCCATGTAGCCTTTCAAACAGCTCAAAAAAGAGGTAAGAAACTTGTTTCTATCGATAAAGCAAACGTATTAACATCCATGGTGTTATGGCGTGAAGTTGTCACAGAAATAGCAAAGCAATATCCTGATGTGCAAACAACTCACATGTATGTGGATAATGCAGCAATGCAACTAGTTAAGGACCCAAAACAGTTTGATGTCATCCTTTGTGGTAATATGTTTGGTGATATTTTGTCAGATCAGGCTTCTATGATAACAGGTAGTTTAGGTATGCTTCCAAGTGCTAGCTTGGCAGAGGGTAGTTTTGGATTATTTGAACCATCTGGAGGATCCGCTCCTGATATTGCAGGACAAGGAATAGCCAATCCCATTGCTCAAATCTTATCTTTGGCTATGATGTTAAAATACTCCTTTGGTTTAGATGAAGCTTATGATGACATTTATAATGCTATCAGTACAACTTTAGATGAAGGCTATCGGACAGGAGACATCTATACTTCAGGAATGACTAAAGTTAACACTTCTGAGATAGGAACTATAATCGCCAGTAAAATATAG
- a CDS encoding ketopantoate reductase family protein yields the protein MKFLVVGAGVIGCYTAARMLEVGHDIKLLARGEKAKRLADKGITIKNGITGEVSTYKVPIIESPVKEYFDIVIVCVRSTQRESVLSTLVSLKGIEVYCFIGNTLKEYDEEAEVLGEDRILTGFTSIGGRWENDELIIVDRKSANIKPFDSFIIGTPFEDSHKHIAVLRSVWKNRGLKMTTYNNILDWHLTHVVIVSQLAAALYRHGGDFKAISDDDILIAVNTMREIFAQMRKHHFQILPRPLNGISFLPRRLVINRIRKRLEGPFTEIGLTSHIHVGREEVFSLVIELRDLITNEGESLPLLNQLVEDIRP from the coding sequence ATGAAATTTCTCGTTGTCGGTGCTGGTGTCATTGGATGTTATACTGCGGCAAGAATGTTAGAAGTGGGGCATGACATTAAGCTTCTGGCAAGAGGAGAAAAGGCTAAAAGGTTAGCTGATAAAGGGATAACCATTAAGAATGGAATCACAGGTGAAGTTTCTACCTATAAAGTACCCATCATTGAGTCTCCTGTTAAGGAATATTTCGATATTGTCATAGTCTGTGTAAGATCAACTCAACGAGAATCGGTTTTATCTACATTAGTGTCACTAAAAGGAATCGAGGTTTACTGCTTTATTGGCAATACACTAAAGGAATATGATGAAGAAGCAGAAGTCTTAGGTGAAGATCGTATTCTAACTGGTTTTACTTCTATAGGTGGACGATGGGAAAATGATGAACTTATAATTGTTGATCGAAAGTCTGCTAATATCAAACCCTTTGATAGTTTCATTATTGGAACACCCTTTGAAGATTCCCATAAACATATAGCTGTGTTAAGGTCTGTTTGGAAAAATAGAGGGTTGAAAATGACCACCTATAATAACATTTTGGATTGGCATTTAACCCATGTTGTTATTGTTAGCCAACTGGCTGCTGCCTTGTATCGACACGGTGGTGATTTTAAAGCCATTTCTGATGACGATATTTTAATAGCAGTGAATACTATGAGGGAGATATTTGCTCAGATGCGCAAGCATCATTTTCAAATACTACCTCGACCATTAAATGGTATCAGCTTCCTTCCTAGACGGTTGGTTATAAATCGAATTCGCAAACGTTTGGAAGGACCCTTTACGGAAATCGGTTTAACAAGTCATATTCATGTTGGACGAGAGGAAGTTTTCAGTCTTGTGATTGAATTAAGAGATCTTATAACTAATGAAGGGGAATCACTTCCCCTTCTCAATCAACTCGTAGAAGATATTAGACCATAG